The following proteins come from a genomic window of Mucinivorans hirudinis:
- a CDS encoding Rubrerythrin — protein sequence MKSIKGTATEQNLLKAFAGESQARNRYTFFASKAAKEGYQQISGVFTETANQEKEHAEAFFKFLEGGMVEITASFPAGVIGDTMTNLREAAAGENEEWSELYPCFAKVADEEGFPQIAETFRQIAKVEYEHEKRYLQLLERVTSGEVFQRDEPIEWQCRNCGYVLEGKEAPEICPACNHPQAYYEPKKENY from the coding sequence ATGAAAAGCATAAAAGGGACAGCAACAGAGCAAAATCTGTTGAAAGCATTTGCAGGCGAATCTCAAGCGCGTAACCGCTACACATTCTTTGCAAGTAAGGCTGCGAAGGAGGGTTACCAACAAATTTCTGGAGTCTTCACCGAGACGGCGAATCAAGAGAAGGAGCACGCCGAAGCATTTTTTAAGTTTTTGGAGGGGGGGATGGTTGAAATCACTGCGTCGTTCCCTGCCGGAGTTATTGGCGACACAATGACGAACCTGCGCGAGGCGGCAGCAGGTGAAAATGAGGAGTGGTCGGAGTTGTACCCCTGCTTTGCCAAAGTGGCAGACGAGGAGGGTTTTCCGCAAATTGCGGAGACTTTTCGTCAAATTGCCAAGGTTGAGTACGAGCACGAGAAGCGTTATCTTCAGCTTTTAGAGCGTGTTACATCCGGCGAGGTGTTCCAGCGCGATGAACCCATCGAGTGGCAGTGTCGCAACTGCGGCTATGTACTTGAGGGCAAGGAAGCACCGGAAATCTGCCCTGCCTGCAATCATCCTCAGGCATATTACGAGCCTAAGAAAGAAAACTATTAG
- a CDS encoding Oxidoreductase, short chain dehydrogenase/reductase family: MEKTVLITGATSGIGEATARRLTEDGYSVIITGRRADRLEKLGDELQATTLCFDIRDREQTLTALSLIERVDVLVNNAGLAAGLEHIDVGDYRDWEAMIDTNIKGVLWATQAIVPKMIEAGGGYIVNIGSIAGIQTYENGAVYCASKHAMHALSQGMRIDLLSHNIRVTEIRPGMVETEFSEVRFHGDAERAKGVYKGVEPLTGDDIARTIAWVLSQPPHVNINDIEITPTAQASAYYTFRK, from the coding sequence ATGGAAAAGACTGTATTGATTACCGGGGCGACCTCGGGCATAGGCGAAGCTACGGCGCGAAGATTGACAGAGGATGGTTACTCGGTCATTATCACGGGCAGACGTGCAGACCGTCTCGAAAAATTGGGCGACGAACTCCAAGCCACAACACTCTGTTTCGACATTCGCGACCGCGAACAGACCCTCACCGCGCTATCACTCATCGAACGGGTAGACGTATTGGTCAATAATGCCGGATTAGCTGCCGGTCTGGAACATATAGATGTGGGCGACTACCGCGACTGGGAGGCGATGATTGACACTAACATTAAAGGTGTACTTTGGGCTACACAAGCCATTGTTCCCAAGATGATTGAAGCAGGCGGCGGCTATATTGTCAATATCGGTTCGATTGCGGGCATTCAAACCTACGAAAATGGCGCGGTCTACTGCGCGAGCAAACACGCAATGCACGCCCTCTCGCAGGGGATGCGAATTGATTTGCTCAGCCACAATATTCGGGTGACCGAGATTCGCCCGGGGATGGTAGAAACCGAGTTTTCCGAAGTTCGCTTCCACGGAGATGCAGAACGGGCAAAAGGAGTCTATAAAGGTGTCGAACCACTGACCGGCGATGACATTGCACGCACCATTGCGTGGGTTCTATCGCAGCCTCCTCACGTAAATATCAATGATATAGAAATTACTCCGACAGCACAGGCTTCGGCGTATTATACTTTTAGAAAGTGA